A stretch of Microbacterium caowuchunii DNA encodes these proteins:
- a CDS encoding Ig-like domain repeat protein: MMSSRVSRLRPHPTTRVLAVLLSAAMMSTLALLAPTAAHAEEDGLAASAEIRTVRITDPAGVDWTPPAGVQRVSVTMAGGSGGDIVREGQSAPGSGRAGQLEFDLDVTPGETLRLYGAKRGGAPHTQSAGIGYLNGGSGGSPAGAALHGGGGGGAAAVLRGTNLIAVAGGGGGVGGALKTDPTIPQPHPWRFGGAGGWGTSGADLAGEDGTFGHHPGKGGAPGTQTGTSGTNGSGAARLTASGGGGGGGGGWPSGNGGQSGKKFLSASVGGGGAGGASYTSPDAENVRLTTSANSDGYVEIRYQNPVQLTLTAPTLFLAGVPQEAQVTVTGTNGLVPSPGTVMFTAGNTFLGLDSTVDGRVDFRFDLAQGRHTLKAEFTSRDRTQRASATLDVVVGPGPAHSLTTLDQPRLRVPAGDIVTIAGTVTTDGAALRGGERIAVAVNGHDTVGTVDAAGRFSIPITAPSSIGPFTVQAKLEGTENIAASASAPVRMEAFEDQAVVILTPTDTTAVYGEPLAATVTVRPADGAGVPATGIVLLADGTEHIAMATLDQAGNAAFSDLRLPTGVTQLTAVYGGDDVYNGADSAPVTITVTPAATSTALTAVSASGRAGDPVELDVAVTADTRSRREPAGQVEILRDGEVVAVLSPGDDIDPTPHDGVSRFHTELTGLAAGTHAFTARFLPATGFGASDSAAQPVVLVARATRLEAAPTDVAIAAGDTATLHAQVTVDADARARAALAPLDGAVSATLDGEVIGTPGNVDPDTGTTDVQLAGLPVGTHTVVLTFHPDTVHYADATAHVTVTVTADVPTPADGGGTPADGGGDRGQTLPRTGQSASAWLTPLLAAGLLTTAGVLLLVRRRTRY, from the coding sequence ATGATGTCTTCACGTGTTTCCCGACTCCGCCCGCATCCCACCACCCGCGTCCTCGCGGTGCTGCTGAGTGCCGCGATGATGTCGACGCTGGCCCTGCTCGCCCCGACCGCGGCGCACGCTGAGGAGGACGGCCTGGCCGCCTCCGCGGAGATCAGGACGGTTCGAATCACCGACCCGGCGGGTGTGGACTGGACGCCGCCGGCCGGTGTGCAGCGGGTGTCGGTGACGATGGCGGGCGGTTCCGGCGGCGACATCGTGCGAGAGGGGCAGTCCGCCCCTGGGAGCGGTCGGGCCGGGCAGCTGGAGTTCGACCTGGATGTCACCCCTGGTGAGACGCTCCGTCTGTACGGTGCGAAACGCGGCGGCGCGCCGCATACGCAGTCCGCGGGCATCGGCTACCTGAACGGCGGATCCGGGGGCAGCCCGGCCGGCGCCGCGCTGCACGGCGGTGGCGGCGGTGGCGCAGCCGCCGTCCTGCGCGGCACGAACCTGATCGCGGTCGCCGGCGGCGGTGGCGGTGTCGGCGGTGCCCTGAAAACGGATCCGACGATCCCGCAGCCGCACCCGTGGCGGTTCGGTGGCGCGGGCGGCTGGGGCACGAGCGGCGCTGACCTGGCCGGTGAAGACGGCACCTTCGGGCACCACCCGGGCAAGGGCGGTGCACCGGGCACACAGACCGGCACGTCCGGCACGAACGGTTCCGGTGCCGCCCGGCTCACCGCGTCCGGCGGCGGTGGTGGCGGCGGCGGCGGTTGGCCGTCCGGGAACGGAGGCCAATCCGGCAAGAAGTTCCTGTCTGCGAGTGTCGGGGGCGGCGGTGCCGGGGGCGCCAGCTACACCAGCCCCGACGCGGAGAACGTCCGCCTGACCACCTCCGCGAACAGCGACGGCTACGTCGAGATCAGGTACCAGAACCCGGTCCAACTGACCCTCACGGCGCCGACCCTGTTCCTGGCAGGCGTGCCGCAGGAAGCGCAGGTCACCGTCACCGGTACGAACGGACTCGTGCCCTCCCCCGGTACCGTCATGTTCACCGCCGGCAACACCTTCCTCGGCCTCGACAGCACTGTGGATGGTCGGGTCGATTTCCGGTTCGACCTCGCGCAGGGCCGCCACACTCTGAAAGCGGAGTTCACCTCCCGCGACCGCACGCAGCGCGCCAGCGCAACCCTCGACGTGGTCGTCGGCCCCGGTCCCGCCCACTCGCTCACCACCCTCGACCAGCCGCGGCTACGGGTTCCCGCCGGGGACATAGTCACCATCGCCGGTACCGTCACCACGGATGGTGCCGCCCTGCGCGGCGGGGAACGAATCGCCGTCGCCGTCAACGGACACGACACCGTCGGCACCGTCGACGCGGCAGGACGATTCAGCATCCCCATCACCGCACCCAGCAGCATCGGACCGTTCACCGTGCAGGCGAAGCTCGAGGGCACGGAGAACATCGCCGCGTCCGCGAGCGCCCCCGTTCGGATGGAAGCGTTCGAAGACCAAGCCGTCGTCATCCTCACCCCCACCGACACCACCGCGGTGTACGGTGAGCCGCTCGCCGCAACCGTCACCGTTCGACCCGCAGACGGCGCCGGCGTCCCCGCCACCGGCATCGTGCTGCTCGCCGACGGCACGGAACACATCGCGATGGCCACCCTCGATCAGGCCGGCAATGCAGCATTCAGCGACCTGCGGCTGCCGACCGGCGTGACGCAGCTCACCGCCGTGTACGGCGGCGACGACGTGTACAACGGCGCTGACTCCGCCCCCGTCACCATCACCGTCACACCTGCTGCCACGTCCACCGCGCTCACCGCGGTGAGCGCATCCGGCCGTGCCGGCGACCCCGTCGAACTCGACGTGGCGGTCACCGCCGACACCCGTAGCCGGCGCGAACCGGCCGGTCAGGTCGAAATCCTCCGCGACGGCGAGGTGGTCGCCGTCCTCTCCCCCGGCGATGACATCGACCCCACCCCGCATGACGGCGTGAGCCGGTTCCACACCGAACTGACCGGGCTGGCTGCGGGGACCCACGCGTTCACGGCACGGTTCCTGCCGGCCACAGGCTTCGGGGCCTCCGACTCCGCGGCGCAGCCGGTCGTGCTCGTCGCCCGCGCAACCCGGCTGGAGGCCGCTCCCACCGACGTCGCGATCGCCGCCGGCGACACCGCAACGCTCCACGCGCAGGTCACCGTGGATGCCGACGCCCGCGCCCGCGCTGCACTGGCGCCGTTGGACGGCGCGGTCTCCGCCACTCTCGACGGAGAAGTCATCGGCACGCCCGGGAACGTCGACCCGGACACCGGAACGACAGACGTGCAGCTGGCCGGCCTCCCCGTGGGCACCCACACGGTGGTGCTCACCTTCCACCCGGACACCGTGCACTACGCGGACGCCACCGCGCACGTCACCGTCACGGTGACCGCGGACGTCCCCACACCGGCAGACGGCGGCGGCACACCGGCAGACGGCGGCGGTGACCGGGGCCAGACCCTCCCGAGAACCGGGCAGTCGGCGAGTGCCTGGCTCACACCGTTGCTCGCCGCGGGGCTGCTCACCACCGCAGGCGTGCTGCTCCTCGTCCGGCGGCGCACCCGATACTGA
- a CDS encoding NAD(P)-binding domain-containing protein — protein MTKKKVAIIGAGPSGMAQLRAFESAERNGREIPEIVCFEKQADWGGQWNYTWRTGLDEHGEPVHSSMYRNLWSNGPKEALEFADYSFDEHFGRPISSYPPRPVLWDYIVGRLQHTDVRKYVRFETVVRFITFDETSQLFTVASEHLPSGETSLETFDHVVVASGHFSYPHMPDAPGIETFTGFVAHAHDFRGAEAFEGQDVLVVGSSYSAEDIGSQAHKMGARSVTASYRSKPMGYDWPEGFEERPAITQIDGSRVYFADGTAKDVDAIVFCTGYQHKYPFLPDELALSGPNTVYPAGLYRGVVWQSNPALFYVGAQDQWFTFNMFDAQAWYVRDLIMGVAPIPDAAERERFIEEWTALFEAIPDVTGEIVFQGEYVRDLLQQTDYPDLDIDKVVQIFISWKHDKQEDIMGYRDRRYRSVMTGTLAAQHHTPWLDERDDSIERYLAGHVDSQTGEITLPDARTLLRS, from the coding sequence GTGACGAAGAAGAAGGTAGCAATCATCGGTGCCGGTCCGAGCGGAATGGCGCAGCTGCGCGCATTCGAATCGGCAGAGCGCAACGGACGGGAGATCCCCGAGATCGTCTGCTTCGAGAAGCAGGCGGACTGGGGTGGTCAATGGAACTACACCTGGCGAACCGGCCTCGACGAACACGGCGAGCCCGTGCACTCGAGCATGTACCGCAACCTGTGGTCGAACGGGCCGAAGGAAGCCCTCGAATTCGCGGATTACTCATTCGATGAGCACTTCGGACGTCCCATCTCTTCATATCCACCACGTCCCGTCCTCTGGGACTACATCGTCGGCCGGCTGCAGCACACCGATGTACGCAAATACGTACGCTTCGAAACAGTCGTCCGGTTCATCACATTCGACGAGACATCGCAGCTGTTCACCGTTGCGAGCGAACACCTGCCGAGCGGCGAGACGTCGTTGGAGACCTTCGACCACGTCGTCGTCGCAAGCGGTCACTTCTCCTATCCGCACATGCCGGACGCCCCCGGCATAGAGACGTTCACGGGGTTCGTCGCGCACGCGCATGATTTCCGCGGGGCCGAGGCGTTCGAGGGTCAGGATGTCTTGGTCGTCGGTTCGAGCTACTCCGCCGAGGACATCGGGAGCCAGGCGCACAAGATGGGGGCGCGATCGGTCACCGCGAGCTACCGGTCGAAGCCCATGGGTTATGACTGGCCCGAGGGCTTCGAAGAGCGTCCCGCGATCACACAGATCGACGGCTCCCGCGTGTACTTCGCCGACGGCACGGCGAAGGATGTCGACGCGATCGTCTTCTGCACGGGATACCAGCACAAGTACCCGTTCTTGCCGGATGAGCTCGCCCTGTCGGGCCCCAACACCGTGTACCCGGCCGGGCTTTACCGGGGCGTGGTGTGGCAATCGAACCCGGCGCTCTTCTACGTGGGCGCGCAGGATCAATGGTTCACGTTCAACATGTTCGACGCGCAGGCCTGGTACGTGCGCGATCTGATCATGGGTGTGGCCCCGATCCCGGACGCAGCGGAGCGTGAGCGCTTCATCGAGGAGTGGACCGCGCTCTTCGAGGCGATCCCGGACGTCACGGGTGAGATCGTGTTCCAGGGCGAATACGTGCGCGACCTGTTGCAGCAGACGGATTACCCGGATCTCGACATCGACAAAGTCGTGCAGATCTTCATCAGCTGGAAGCACGACAAGCAAGAAGACATCATGGGCTACCGTGACCGCCGCTATCGGTCCGTCATGACGGGTACGCTCGCCGCCCAGCACCACACTCCGTGGCTGGACGAACGTGACGACAGCATCGAGCGCTATCTCGCAGGTCACGTGGATTCCCAGACCGGAGAGATCACGCTGCCCGACGCACGGACGCTCCTGAGGTCCTGA
- a CDS encoding DedA family protein: MDVINELILQAAASPWLLLVLFAVAVIDGFFPPVPSETVLVAAAAVAASTGALHTVLPMVLVAAAGAMIGDNIAYAIGRGVGTTRFRWMRRPRVAAAFARAQHALDRRGAALILGARYIPVGRVAVNMSAGALGYPRRRFVPLSAVGAVSWAAYSAIIGVLAGRWLEDQPLLGAVLGVAFALALGLAIDRVASVRRRRAESREARTPQESAPAERR, from the coding sequence GTGGACGTCATCAATGAGCTCATCCTGCAGGCCGCGGCATCCCCGTGGCTCCTCCTCGTGCTGTTCGCGGTGGCGGTGATCGACGGATTCTTCCCGCCCGTCCCCAGTGAGACCGTGCTGGTGGCCGCCGCCGCCGTCGCCGCCTCGACCGGGGCGCTGCACACGGTGCTGCCGATGGTGCTGGTGGCCGCCGCCGGCGCGATGATCGGCGACAACATCGCCTACGCCATCGGGCGGGGCGTCGGGACCACCCGGTTCCGGTGGATGCGCCGACCCCGGGTTGCGGCCGCCTTCGCCCGCGCGCAGCACGCGCTGGACCGTCGGGGCGCCGCGCTCATCCTCGGTGCCCGGTACATCCCGGTGGGGCGGGTGGCGGTCAACATGTCCGCGGGTGCCCTCGGCTATCCGCGGCGCCGGTTCGTCCCGTTGAGTGCGGTCGGTGCGGTGAGCTGGGCCGCCTACAGTGCGATCATCGGTGTCCTCGCGGGGCGCTGGCTCGAGGACCAGCCGCTGCTCGGGGCCGTGCTGGGCGTCGCCTTCGCGCTCGCGCTGGGCCTCGCGATCGACCGGGTGGCGTCCGTGCGCCGCCGCCGCGCCGAGTCCCGGGAGGCCCGCACCCCGCAGGAGTCGGCACCGGCCGAACGCCGGTGA
- a CDS encoding putative quinol monooxygenase: MAYICNAIWTVKDGQADIVRDALVHLAHASRAEPGNLVYQPYQDPTEPNVFRVFEVYADEAAFAAHKQTEHFRVWALGQAIPAVETKEKTVYADLEG, from the coding sequence ATGGCCTACATCTGCAACGCGATCTGGACGGTCAAGGACGGTCAGGCCGACATCGTGCGGGACGCGCTCGTGCACCTCGCCCACGCGAGCCGCGCCGAGCCCGGGAACCTCGTCTACCAGCCGTACCAGGACCCCACGGAGCCGAACGTGTTCCGCGTCTTCGAGGTCTACGCGGATGAGGCCGCCTTCGCGGCGCACAAGCAGACGGAGCACTTCCGGGTCTGGGCGCTCGGGCAGGCGATCCCCGCCGTCGAGACCAAGGAGAAGACCGTCTACGCCGACCTCGAGGGCTGA
- the kynA gene encoding tryptophan 2,3-dioxygenase: MSDDNTRDIEQTIVTDFSDRMSYGRYLALDEVLNAQHPLSRPEHHDEMLFIIQHQTTELWLKLVLHEISAARRSMAADDLRTALKRIARVKHIQEVMIQQWSVLATLTPTEYAQFRGSLGNSSGFQSAQYRAVEFALGNKNERMLTVFADDPAALAHLTAEWEQPTLYDEFLRLIARRGLPVPEAILTRDVREPYRASEELVPVFRTIYENAAEYWDLYEACEELVDIEDNFQLWRFRHLRTVGRTIGTKTGTGGSSGVGFLERALSLTFFPELYRVRTEIGQG; the protein is encoded by the coding sequence ATGAGCGACGACAACACCCGGGACATCGAACAGACCATCGTCACCGACTTCAGCGATCGCATGAGCTACGGCCGGTACCTGGCGCTCGACGAGGTCCTGAACGCGCAGCATCCGCTGAGCCGTCCCGAGCATCACGACGAGATGCTGTTCATCATCCAGCACCAGACCACCGAACTCTGGCTGAAGCTCGTGCTGCACGAGATCAGCGCCGCCCGCCGCAGCATGGCGGCGGACGACCTGCGCACGGCGCTGAAGCGCATCGCGCGGGTCAAGCACATCCAGGAGGTGATGATCCAGCAGTGGTCCGTGCTGGCGACCCTCACCCCCACCGAGTACGCGCAGTTCCGCGGCAGCCTCGGCAACTCCTCCGGATTCCAGTCGGCGCAGTACCGCGCGGTGGAGTTCGCGCTCGGCAACAAGAACGAGCGGATGCTGACCGTCTTCGCCGACGATCCCGCCGCCCTGGCCCACCTCACCGCCGAGTGGGAGCAGCCGACCCTGTACGACGAGTTCCTCCGGCTGATCGCCCGTCGCGGTCTTCCCGTGCCGGAGGCCATCCTCACCCGCGATGTGCGCGAGCCCTACCGCGCCAGCGAGGAGCTCGTGCCGGTGTTCCGGACGATCTACGAGAATGCCGCCGAGTACTGGGACCTCTACGAGGCGTGCGAAGAGCTCGTGGACATCGAGGACAACTTCCAGCTCTGGCGATTCCGGCACCTGCGCACGGTCGGCCGGACCATCGGCACGAAGACCGGGACCGGCGGATCGAGCGGGGTGGGCTTCCTGGAGCGCGCCCTGTCGCTCACCTTCTTCCCGGAGCTGTACCGCGTGCGCACGGAGATCGGACAGGGATGA
- a CDS encoding amidohydrolase family protein yields MTTRAVVRFRTRAGAWETGVVDAGADGGLTLREGTDASAPRLGGVVTGGFTDAHVHLSLVPAAELTGGVLGRVIDLGGEPAHLAATADAAERAGLRVEFAGPFLTAPGGYPSDRTWAAAGSFREVAGAGDIRAAVADVAGHGASLIKVAGNSTAGPVLGDEDLRTVVTEARRHGLPVVVHAEGPGEAVRAARLGAHLLAHAPFTEVLADDDLRAMARGTGWISTLDIHGWGRHDEHYAIATSNIRRFRAVGGRVIYGTDLGNGPLPVGLNARELAALADAGMASTDILDALSPLDPLQPHTPLVHIPGDDPSALRLPDARPLTARHLQEL; encoded by the coding sequence ATGACGACGCGCGCCGTCGTCCGGTTCCGCACCCGCGCGGGCGCGTGGGAGACCGGCGTCGTCGACGCGGGCGCGGACGGCGGGCTCACCCTGCGAGAGGGTACGGATGCGTCCGCCCCGCGGCTGGGCGGCGTCGTCACCGGCGGCTTCACCGACGCCCACGTGCACCTCTCGCTCGTCCCCGCGGCGGAGCTGACCGGCGGGGTCCTCGGCCGCGTGATCGATCTCGGCGGCGAGCCGGCGCATCTCGCGGCCACCGCCGACGCCGCGGAGCGCGCGGGTCTCCGCGTCGAATTCGCCGGGCCGTTCCTCACCGCTCCGGGTGGCTACCCGAGCGACCGCACCTGGGCGGCGGCCGGTTCGTTCCGGGAGGTCGCCGGGGCGGGCGACATCCGGGCAGCGGTCGCCGACGTCGCGGGGCACGGCGCGTCCCTCATCAAGGTCGCCGGCAACAGCACAGCCGGTCCCGTGCTCGGCGACGAGGACCTCCGCACCGTCGTGACCGAGGCGAGACGCCACGGCCTCCCGGTCGTCGTGCACGCGGAGGGACCGGGTGAGGCGGTGCGGGCCGCACGCCTCGGTGCGCACCTGCTCGCGCACGCGCCCTTCACGGAGGTGCTCGCGGACGACGACCTGCGGGCGATGGCACGCGGCACCGGCTGGATCTCGACCCTCGACATCCACGGCTGGGGGCGCCACGACGAGCACTACGCGATCGCCACCTCGAACATCCGGCGCTTCCGTGCCGTCGGCGGCCGCGTGATCTACGGCACCGACCTGGGCAACGGGCCGCTGCCCGTCGGGCTCAACGCGCGCGAACTCGCCGCGCTCGCGGACGCCGGCATGGCCTCGACCGACATCCTCGACGCGCTGAGCCCGCTCGACCCGCTCCAGCCGCACACTCCCCTCGTCCACATCCCCGGCGACGACCCGTCCGCGCTCCGCCTGCCGGACGCCCGCCCGCTCACCGCCCGCCATCTGCAGGAGCTCTGA
- a CDS encoding kynureninase: MTASPSPVLDGLRAQATDLDARDPLAGYLEEFVPAPGVTAYLDGNSLGRPVRSTADHLSRFVADEWGTRLIRSWDEGWMDTPTVLGDRIARIALGAAGGQTVVADSTTVMLYKLLHAAVTAMPGRDEIVVERANFPTDRFVAESVAAQTGATLRWLETDPIAGVQLSDIDAAVSERTAVVVLSHVDYRSAALADMAGITAAVHRHGALMLWDLCHSAGAVPMELDTWGVDLAVGCGYKYLNGGPGSPAFAYVRAELHDRLRQPIQGWMGAADVFAMKEGYAAAPGIRQFISGTPPVLAMVPLSDMLDLVERASIDAIRRKSVSLTGLVVDAYDRLLAPRGVRLLSPADPAQRGGHVSFGHASFREVTRLLWRQGVIPDFRFPDGIRVGLSPLSISHREALEGVIAIHAAMDAQDAA; this comes from the coding sequence ATGACCGCATCCCCCTCCCCCGTCCTCGACGGACTGCGTGCGCAGGCGACGGACCTCGACGCCCGTGACCCGCTCGCCGGCTATCTCGAGGAGTTCGTCCCCGCGCCGGGCGTGACCGCCTATCTGGACGGCAACTCGCTGGGTAGGCCGGTGCGATCGACCGCCGATCACCTGTCCCGGTTCGTGGCGGACGAATGGGGCACCCGGCTGATCCGTTCCTGGGACGAAGGATGGATGGACACCCCGACCGTGCTCGGTGACCGGATCGCGCGCATCGCGCTCGGCGCCGCGGGCGGGCAGACCGTCGTGGCCGATTCGACGACCGTCATGCTCTACAAGCTCCTGCACGCCGCGGTCACCGCGATGCCCGGCCGCGACGAGATCGTCGTCGAGCGGGCGAACTTCCCCACCGACCGCTTCGTCGCGGAGTCCGTCGCGGCCCAGACCGGCGCGACGCTGCGCTGGCTGGAGACCGATCCGATCGCGGGGGTGCAGCTCTCCGACATCGACGCGGCCGTCTCCGAACGCACCGCGGTCGTCGTCCTCAGCCACGTCGACTACCGCTCCGCCGCCCTGGCGGACATGGCGGGCATCACCGCGGCGGTGCACCGTCACGGTGCGCTGATGCTGTGGGACCTCTGCCACTCGGCCGGCGCCGTGCCGATGGAGCTCGACACCTGGGGCGTCGACCTCGCGGTCGGATGCGGCTACAAGTACCTGAACGGCGGACCGGGGTCTCCCGCGTTCGCCTATGTGCGCGCGGAGCTCCACGACCGCCTCCGCCAGCCGATCCAGGGCTGGATGGGCGCGGCGGACGTCTTCGCCATGAAGGAGGGCTACGCCGCGGCGCCCGGCATCCGGCAGTTCATCAGCGGCACGCCTCCCGTGCTCGCGATGGTGCCGCTGTCGGACATGCTCGATCTCGTGGAGCGAGCATCCATCGACGCGATCCGCCGGAAGTCGGTCTCGCTGACCGGGCTCGTGGTCGACGCGTACGACCGGCTGCTCGCCCCCCGCGGCGTCCGTCTGCTCAGCCCGGCCGATCCGGCGCAGCGCGGCGGGCACGTCTCGTTCGGGCACGCGAGCTTCCGCGAGGTGACCCGGTTGCTCTGGCGACAGGGGGTGATCCCGGACTTCCGCTTCCCCGATGGCATCCGGGTCGGGCTGTCCCCGCTGAGCATCTCCCATCGCGAGGCGCTCGAGGGCGTCATCGCCATCCATGCCGCGATGGACGCCCAGGACGCGGCATGA
- a CDS encoding PaaX family transcriptional regulator C-terminal domain-containing protein, with the protein MTLVLDDLESRPGSTASALRTFIGLYLRRLGGRIAIADLVRLMADLDVPAARTRTAVARLRQRGLLIGERADGIGYRLDPAAVPMLERGDRRIFAVHRMATGDPWCLVSFSIPESRRDMRHQLRRRLQWIGCGAVAAGLWICPGHLQDEAEEILGDLDAWAYATVFRTDTPVVHGSLPEAVARWWDLDALAAEHRRFQTAVTPLLTVPVSDDRDAFVAYLRLIDSWRILPYLDPGLPAGLLPADWPGERSVELYAELAGRLADRAWMHVEARTRAAARVSARGGAGPAR; encoded by the coding sequence ATGACCCTCGTCCTCGACGACCTCGAATCCCGGCCCGGAAGCACCGCATCCGCCCTCCGCACGTTCATCGGCCTCTACCTGCGGCGGCTGGGCGGCCGGATCGCGATCGCCGACCTCGTCCGGTTGATGGCGGACCTGGACGTGCCCGCGGCGCGCACGCGCACGGCCGTCGCCCGGCTGCGGCAACGCGGACTGCTCATCGGCGAGCGCGCCGACGGCATCGGCTACCGCCTCGACCCGGCGGCGGTGCCCATGCTGGAGCGCGGCGACCGGCGCATCTTCGCGGTGCACCGGATGGCGACGGGCGATCCCTGGTGCCTCGTGTCGTTCTCCATCCCGGAGAGTCGCCGGGACATGCGTCACCAGCTGCGCCGGCGGCTGCAGTGGATCGGATGCGGCGCCGTGGCCGCGGGGCTGTGGATCTGTCCCGGCCACCTCCAGGACGAGGCCGAGGAGATCCTCGGCGACCTCGACGCGTGGGCGTACGCGACGGTCTTCCGCACCGACACCCCCGTGGTGCACGGGTCGCTTCCGGAGGCGGTGGCGCGCTGGTGGGACCTCGATGCCCTCGCCGCAGAGCATCGCCGGTTCCAAACGGCCGTCACACCGCTGCTCACCGTCCCGGTCTCCGACGACCGGGACGCCTTCGTCGCCTACCTCCGCCTGATCGACAGCTGGCGCATCCTGCCCTACCTGGATCCGGGCCTGCCTGCCGGGCTGCTGCCCGCGGACTGGCCGGGCGAGCGCAGCGTCGAGCTCTACGCGGAACTCGCCGGGCGGCTCGCGGACCGGGCCTGGATGCATGTGGAGGCGCGTACCCGCGCGGCGGCGCGCGTCAGCGCACGCGGCGGTGCTGGGCCAGCTCGATGA
- a CDS encoding alpha/beta fold hydrolase: protein MATTVRRMQDLTVEDHLIEVPLVWGDPADSRTIDVHAAVVSREGGEDLPILTFLQGGPGGEAPTPFHAPAAPSWLDAALAHHRVVLLDQRGTGRSTPVSDSLLDRMPSAEVAEYLTHLRADSIVRDAEAMREHLGAATWSTLGQSFGGFTTLAYLSTDAASLADVFITGGLSAIGRHPDDVYALCYDKMRVMTERYYRRFPAHRDAMRRLVDLADAGRIVLPTGEVVSRSRMRSIGSLLGGDNGWQTLWSLLEHDPGTNAFRYDLAGALPFGGRNPLYYVFHESSYADGFATNWSAERTEPDDYREDVTLFTGEHVRREWARTVPAFQPWAEVVDLLATHAWPVLYDAERIAASGARGAAAIYVNDVYVPLEFSLETAALMPGVQTWITSEHEHSGLRTGEVLPRLIELAQHRRVR from the coding sequence ATGGCCACCACAGTGCGTCGCATGCAGGATCTGACCGTCGAAGACCACCTCATCGAGGTGCCCCTCGTCTGGGGGGATCCCGCCGACAGCCGCACGATCGACGTGCACGCGGCCGTCGTGTCGCGCGAGGGCGGGGAGGATCTCCCGATCCTGACCTTCCTGCAGGGCGGTCCCGGAGGCGAGGCGCCCACCCCGTTCCACGCGCCCGCGGCCCCGTCGTGGCTGGACGCTGCGCTCGCGCACCACCGCGTGGTGCTGCTCGACCAGCGCGGGACCGGCAGGTCCACGCCCGTCTCGGACTCCCTCCTCGACCGGATGCCGTCGGCCGAGGTCGCCGAGTACCTCACGCACCTCCGCGCGGACAGCATCGTCCGTGACGCCGAGGCGATGCGCGAGCACCTGGGCGCGGCGACCTGGAGCACGCTCGGCCAGTCGTTCGGCGGGTTCACGACGCTCGCCTACCTGTCGACGGATGCGGCGTCGCTCGCCGACGTGTTCATCACCGGCGGCCTCAGTGCGATCGGCCGCCACCCTGACGATGTGTACGCCCTCTGCTACGACAAGATGCGCGTGATGACCGAGCGCTACTACCGCCGGTTCCCCGCGCACCGCGACGCCATGCGCCGGCTCGTCGACCTGGCGGATGCGGGCCGGATCGTCCTGCCGACCGGAGAGGTCGTGTCCCGCTCCCGGATGCGGTCGATCGGTTCGCTCCTCGGCGGGGACAACGGATGGCAGACCCTGTGGTCGCTGCTCGAGCACGATCCCGGTACGAACGCGTTCCGCTACGACCTCGCGGGCGCCCTGCCGTTCGGCGGCCGGAACCCCCTGTATTACGTCTTCCACGAGTCGAGCTACGCCGACGGCTTCGCGACGAACTGGTCGGCGGAACGGACCGAGCCCGACGACTACCGCGAGGATGTCACTCTGTTCACCGGCGAGCACGTGCGGCGCGAATGGGCGCGGACGGTTCCCGCCTTCCAGCCGTGGGCGGAGGTGGTCGACCTGCTCGCGACCCACGCGTGGCCGGTGCTGTACGACGCGGAGCGCATCGCCGCATCCGGCGCCCGTGGTGCTGCCGCGATCTACGTCAACGACGTCTACGTGCCGCTCGAGTTCTCGCTCGAGACCGCCGCGCTGATGCCGGGGGTGCAGACCTGGATCACCAGCGAGCACGAGCACTCCGGCCTCCGCACCGGAGAGGTGCTGCCGCGCCTCATCGAGCTGGCCCAGCACCGCCGCGTGCGCTGA